From Streptomyces sp. Edi4, one genomic window encodes:
- a CDS encoding cytochrome P450: METTDTVWSCPFDYADALEFDPQLQRMLTEEPVARIRMAYGEGEAWLVTRYEDVRTVTTDRRFSRSAVIGRDFPRMTPEPIVQDESINLMDPPASSRLRSLVAKSFAPKHVARMRERTQRVVDGLLDTMAAHGSPADYVEHIAAPLPLVTICEVLAIPDGERDWLRAHALTMMNIGAAGREAAVRAKAELRAYFTDLTATRRRAPGDDLISTLATARDGDELLDDQELAVMAMVLLITGQDTTTYQLGNIAYTLLTRPDILDGLRTHPERFPLVLDELLRFIPFRKGVGIPRVATEDIELSGVLIRAGDIVHVSYLTANRDSLKFDRAHEVDLERGAVPHMTFGWGAHHCLGAPLAQMELEVAFTSLLTRFPGLRLAGAPTDVPWNTHSIWRHPLSLPVAW, translated from the coding sequence CGGTCGCCCGGATCCGGATGGCGTACGGGGAGGGCGAGGCCTGGCTCGTCACCCGCTATGAGGACGTGCGCACGGTGACCACCGACCGCCGCTTCAGCCGCAGCGCCGTCATCGGCCGGGACTTTCCGCGCATGACGCCCGAGCCCATCGTGCAGGACGAGTCGATCAACCTCATGGACCCGCCGGCCAGCAGCCGGCTGCGCAGCCTGGTCGCCAAGAGCTTCGCCCCCAAGCACGTGGCGCGGATGCGCGAGCGCACCCAGCGCGTGGTCGACGGACTCCTCGACACGATGGCAGCGCACGGCTCACCCGCCGACTACGTCGAGCACATCGCCGCGCCGCTCCCCCTCGTCACCATCTGCGAGGTCCTGGCCATCCCGGACGGCGAACGGGACTGGCTGCGCGCCCACGCGCTGACCATGATGAACATCGGGGCCGCCGGGCGGGAGGCCGCCGTGCGGGCCAAGGCGGAACTGCGCGCGTACTTCACCGACCTCACCGCCACCCGCCGCCGTGCCCCCGGCGACGATCTGATCTCCACCCTCGCCACCGCCCGCGACGGCGATGAACTCCTGGACGACCAGGAGCTCGCCGTGATGGCGATGGTCCTGCTCATCACCGGCCAGGACACCACCACCTACCAGCTCGGCAACATCGCATACACGCTCCTGACCAGGCCGGACATCCTCGATGGCCTGCGCACGCACCCGGAGCGCTTCCCCTTGGTCCTCGACGAACTGCTCCGCTTCATCCCGTTCCGCAAGGGCGTCGGCATCCCCCGGGTCGCCACCGAGGACATCGAGCTGAGCGGGGTGCTCATCCGGGCCGGGGACATCGTCCACGTCTCCTATCTCACCGCCAACCGCGACTCCCTCAAGTTCGACCGGGCCCACGAGGTCGACCTCGAGCGGGGCGCGGTCCCGCACATGACGTTCGGCTGGGGCGCGCACCACTGCCTCGGCGCCCCGCTCGCCCAGATGGAACTGGAGGTGGCGTTCACCTCCCTGCTCACCCGCTTCCCCGGCCTCCGCCTGGCCGGCGCCCCCACCGACGTGCCGTGGAACACCCACTCCATCTGGCGCCACCCGCTCAGCCTTCCGGTCGCCTGGTGA
- a CDS encoding type III polyketide synthase produces the protein MATLCRPAVAVPDHVITQEQTLAIARETHADHPQLGLVLRLIENTGVLTRHLVQPLEETLAHPGFEIRNRMYEAEAKRRVPDVVRRALAHAEVEPADIDLIVYVSCTGFMMPSLTAWMINTMGFRSDTRQLPIAQLGCAAGGAAINRAHDFITAYPGSNVLIVSCEFCSLLYQPTDIGVGSLLSNGLFGDALSAAVVRGEGGVGMRIERNGSHLVPDTEDWISYAVRDTGFHFQLDKRVPGTMEMLAPALKTLVAQHSWDVGALDFYIVHAGGPRILDDLCHFLDLGPEMFRFSRSTLTERGNIASSVVFDALARLFDEGGMDDGARGLIAGFGPGITAEIGVGSWNAGPHLDEELSALAARV, from the coding sequence ATGGCCACCCTGTGCCGACCGGCGGTCGCCGTACCCGACCATGTCATCACCCAGGAACAGACCCTGGCGATCGCCCGCGAGACCCACGCCGACCACCCCCAACTCGGCCTTGTCCTGCGCCTGATCGAGAACACCGGCGTCCTGACCCGCCACCTCGTCCAGCCGCTCGAGGAGACGCTGGCCCACCCCGGCTTCGAGATCCGCAACCGGATGTACGAGGCAGAGGCCAAACGGCGGGTGCCCGACGTGGTGCGGCGGGCGCTCGCCCACGCCGAGGTCGAGCCCGCCGACATCGACCTGATCGTCTATGTGTCGTGCACGGGCTTCATGATGCCCTCGCTGACCGCCTGGATGATCAACACGATGGGGTTCCGCTCCGACACCCGCCAGCTGCCCATCGCCCAGCTCGGCTGCGCGGCGGGCGGCGCGGCGATCAACCGGGCGCACGACTTCATCACGGCCTACCCGGGCTCCAACGTGCTGATCGTGTCGTGCGAGTTCTGCTCGCTGCTCTACCAGCCCACCGACATCGGGGTCGGCTCGCTGCTCTCCAACGGCCTGTTCGGGGACGCCCTTTCGGCCGCCGTGGTACGCGGTGAGGGCGGCGTCGGCATGCGGATCGAGCGCAACGGCTCCCACCTGGTGCCGGACACCGAGGACTGGATCTCCTACGCGGTGCGCGATACGGGTTTCCACTTCCAGCTCGACAAGCGGGTACCTGGCACCATGGAGATGCTGGCGCCCGCCCTCAAAACGCTTGTGGCGCAGCACAGTTGGGACGTCGGCGCGCTCGACTTCTACATCGTGCACGCGGGTGGGCCGCGCATCCTGGACGACCTGTGCCACTTCCTCGACCTCGGCCCGGAGATGTTCCGCTTCAGCCGCAGCACCCTCACCGAGCGCGGCAACATCGCGAGCTCGGTCGTCTTCGACGCGCTGGCCCGGCTCTTCGACGAGGGCGGTATGGACGACGGCGCCCGGGGCCTCATCGCCGGATTCGGGCCCGGCATCACCGCCGAGATCGGCGTGGGCAGCTGGAACGCGGGCCCGCATCTGGACGAAGAGCTCAGCGCGCTGGCCGCCCGGGTCTGA
- a CDS encoding alkaline phosphatase, whose product MRHTTLKVLAVFAAASAVAASTAVTASSTPRHGHGGDGGREIHNVIYLLGDGMGRTHVTAGRERYYGAQGKLNMEKLPYTGAVATYAVEKGSDRPALVTDSASAATAWASGVKTYNAAIGVDSYEKKRATLMEQAKAAGFATGNVSTAEVTDATPAAQFSHALLRGCQGPTYSDAACLPKNADGGYEKAPADKTLITPIAEQIARNGTADVVFGGGLARFEPDDQQALVKQGYQVLGSFGDPKSPTQNAGTQRVATRADLDKARGRKVVGLFNRGNLTVEAAKAALPANAPQKQEPTLAEMAKKSIDLLDGRSRKGFFLQIEGAQVDKRSHANDAAQTLAEVKAFDDAVKAATDFAKRDGHTLVVVTADHECAGFNIVEKGTYTNAEAAAPPSNTDSGNPANNSLPSRATSGEKDRARSGGPVNGAGAGDAKNFAPATFRTPDDPKDVKDGSPEAGLWLTYLSGNHTGADVPIFAYGPGAGRFAASQLNTDLYGKMYGSLFGRAPRA is encoded by the coding sequence ATGAGACACACCACCTTGAAGGTGCTCGCGGTGTTCGCGGCGGCCTCCGCGGTCGCCGCCTCCACGGCCGTCACCGCCAGCTCCACGCCCCGGCACGGGCACGGCGGCGACGGCGGCCGCGAGATCCACAACGTCATCTACCTGCTCGGCGACGGCATGGGCCGCACGCACGTCACCGCCGGCCGCGAGCGCTACTACGGCGCCCAGGGCAAGCTGAACATGGAGAAGCTGCCCTACACCGGCGCGGTCGCCACCTACGCCGTCGAGAAGGGCAGCGACCGTCCCGCCCTGGTGACGGACTCGGCGAGCGCCGCGACCGCCTGGGCCTCGGGCGTCAAGACGTACAACGCCGCGATCGGCGTGGACAGTTACGAGAAGAAGCGCGCCACGCTCATGGAGCAGGCCAAGGCGGCCGGCTTCGCCACCGGCAACGTCTCGACCGCCGAGGTCACCGACGCCACGCCCGCCGCCCAGTTCAGCCACGCGCTGCTGCGCGGCTGCCAGGGCCCCACGTACTCCGACGCGGCGTGCCTGCCCAAGAACGCCGACGGTGGCTACGAGAAGGCGCCCGCGGACAAGACGCTGATCACCCCGATCGCCGAGCAGATCGCCCGCAACGGCACCGCCGACGTGGTGTTCGGCGGCGGCCTCGCCCGCTTCGAGCCCGACGACCAGCAGGCGCTGGTCAAGCAGGGCTACCAGGTGCTCGGTTCCTTCGGCGACCCCAAGTCGCCCACGCAGAACGCCGGTACGCAGCGGGTGGCGACCCGGGCCGACCTCGACAAGGCGCGCGGAAGGAAGGTCGTCGGCCTCTTCAACCGGGGCAACCTCACCGTCGAGGCCGCGAAGGCGGCGCTGCCCGCGAACGCCCCGCAGAAGCAGGAGCCCACCCTCGCCGAGATGGCGAAGAAGTCGATCGACCTGCTCGACGGCCGCTCCCGGAAGGGCTTCTTCCTCCAGATCGAGGGCGCCCAGGTCGACAAGCGCTCGCACGCCAACGACGCCGCGCAGACGCTCGCCGAGGTCAAGGCGTTCGACGACGCGGTCAAGGCGGCCACCGACTTCGCGAAGCGGGACGGCCACACCCTGGTCGTCGTCACCGCCGACCACGAGTGCGCGGGCTTCAACATCGTCGAGAAGGGCACCTACACCAACGCCGAGGCGGCGGCGCCCCCGTCCAACACGGACTCCGGCAACCCGGCTAACAACTCCCTTCCCTCGCGCGCCACTTCGGGCGAGAAGGACCGGGCCCGCTCGGGCGGCCCCGTCAACGGCGCGGGTGCGGGCGACGCGAAGAACTTCGCCCCGGCCACCTTCCGCACCCCCGACGACCCCAAGGACGTCAAGGACGGCAGCCCCGAGGCCGGCCTGTGGCTGACCTATCTCTCCGGCAACCACACCGGCGCGGACGTGCCGATCTTCGCCTACGGCCCCGGCGCCGGCCGGTTCGCGGCGAGCCAGCTCAACACCGACCTGTACGGGAAGATGTACGGCTCGCTGTTCGGCCGCGCACCGCGCGCCTGA
- a CDS encoding LCP family protein, whose protein sequence is MAGSHKAGAASRREGEEPAAPRRGKKRSRARLIGITSLSVVVLAVAGGGWIYFQLNGNIKTFDDGGVSANRPAASSAGSNVLILGSDTRSGDNAEYGHGKGDIGRSDTALLLHVYADQKHAVAVSIPRDSLVDIPPCKLPNGSWTKEKHNEMFNSAFEVGETVEGNPACTQNTVEKLTGLRVDHTMVMDFVGFAKMTEAVGGVEVCVPNNVYQGDLNPKLGHKGSLIFTKGPQKVSGQKALDYVRIRHGIGDGSDIGRIKRQQAFIGSLIKQVKGNGLDPTSLLPLANAATKSMTVDPALGSASKLISFAMSMKAIDLHNTKFVTLPWRYEGPRVAVVKPEADALFAALRADKTVDGQDAGAKGASPTPAASASQAAPESGKGIAVAVYNGTTAKGLAGTAAESLKSAGFTVTGATTAATQDYTHTVIQYGPGEDAKAKTLETHFPGALLRQGKKPGLSVILGTQYKESAGGASPSASTPAAVPSSVVDAARSADDNICSNLSYG, encoded by the coding sequence ATGGCCGGGAGCCACAAAGCGGGAGCGGCAAGCAGGCGCGAGGGTGAGGAACCGGCCGCGCCGAGGCGCGGCAAGAAGCGCAGCCGCGCGCGCCTCATCGGCATCACCAGTCTCTCCGTGGTCGTCCTGGCCGTCGCGGGCGGCGGCTGGATCTACTTCCAGCTGAACGGCAACATCAAGACGTTCGACGACGGCGGCGTCTCCGCCAACCGGCCCGCGGCCTCAAGCGCGGGCTCGAACGTCCTGATCCTCGGCTCCGACACCCGCTCGGGCGACAACGCCGAGTACGGCCACGGCAAGGGCGACATCGGCCGCTCGGACACCGCGCTCCTGCTGCACGTGTACGCGGACCAGAAGCACGCGGTCGCCGTCTCCATACCCCGCGACTCCCTGGTCGACATACCCCCGTGCAAGCTCCCGAACGGCAGCTGGACCAAGGAGAAGCACAACGAGATGTTCAACTCGGCGTTCGAGGTGGGCGAGACGGTCGAGGGCAACCCCGCGTGCACCCAGAACACCGTCGAAAAGCTCACCGGGCTCCGCGTGGACCACACGATGGTGATGGACTTCGTGGGCTTCGCGAAGATGACCGAGGCCGTGGGCGGCGTCGAGGTCTGCGTCCCCAACAACGTCTACCAGGGTGACCTCAATCCGAAGCTCGGCCACAAGGGCAGCCTGATCTTCACCAAGGGCCCGCAGAAGGTCTCCGGCCAGAAGGCGCTGGACTACGTGCGCATCCGGCACGGCATCGGCGACGGCTCCGACATCGGCCGCATCAAGCGCCAGCAGGCGTTCATCGGCAGCCTGATCAAGCAGGTCAAGGGCAACGGCCTCGACCCGACCTCGCTGCTCCCGCTCGCCAACGCGGCCACCAAGTCGATGACCGTCGACCCGGCCCTCGGCTCCGCCAGCAAGCTGATCTCGTTCGCGATGTCGATGAAGGCCATCGACCTGCACAACACCAAGTTCGTCACCCTGCCCTGGCGCTACGAGGGCCCGCGCGTGGCCGTCGTGAAGCCGGAGGCGGACGCGCTGTTCGCGGCGCTGCGCGCGGACAAGACCGTGGACGGCCAGGACGCGGGCGCCAAGGGCGCGAGCCCCACGCCCGCCGCCTCCGCGTCGCAGGCGGCCCCCGAGTCCGGCAAGGGCATCGCGGTCGCCGTGTACAACGGCACCACCGCCAAGGGCCTGGCGGGCACCGCCGCCGAGTCGCTGAAGAGCGCGGGCTTCACGGTGACCGGCGCCACCACCGCCGCCACGCAGGACTACACGCACACCGTCATCCAGTACGGCCCGGGCGAGGACGCCAAGGCCAAGACGCTGGAGACGCACTTCCCCGGCGCGCTGCTTCGCCAGGGCAAGAAGCCGGGCCTGAGCGTGATCCTGGGCACGCAGTACAAGGAGAGCGCTGGGGGCGCCTCGCCCAGCGCCAGCACCCCCGCCGCGGTCCCCTCCTCCGTCGTGGACGCCGCCCGCTCGGCCGACGACAACATCTGCTCCAACCTCTCCTACGGGTGA